The DNA sequence GACGCATGGGCATGGTGGGGAAATCTACGCCCAAAGAATATCTGGCCTACGTTTACCAGCACTCTAATGAGGTGGATTTACTGGTCAATGAATTTTTGATTGGCGTTACCCGCTTTTTCCGTGATGAGGCTGTTTGGTCTTATTTTAAGGATGAAATTGTACCGAACCTGATCAAGGGCGCAAAATCCTCTGGAGAATCGATCAAAATTTGGTCCGTGGGTTGTAGTACAGGAGAAGAAGCCTATACTTTGGCGATGATCATTCGTGAAGAACTCGACACGCTCGGATTGCAAATCGATGTGAAGATTTTCGCCACTGACCTTCAGAAACTCCACCTGGATGTGGCCCGAAAGGGGGTTTATCCACTCTCCACAGTGGCCGACATTCCCAAGTCCTATATCAAGAAATATTTCCGTGGCCAAGGCGACACCTTTAATATTGCCGAGAACATTCGTAAAATGGTCATCTTTTCGGAACACAATATTCTGAAAGATCCGCCATTCAATAAAATGGACTTGGTGGTTTGCCGAAACATGCTGATCTATTTGCAAACTGCGGCGCAGAACAAAGCCATTGGACTGATGCATTTTGCCCTCAAACTCAATGGTTACCTCTTGCTCGGTTCTTCCGAAACGGTAGGCGAACTGAAGGATGTGTTTGCTGAGGTCGATCGCAAATTCAGAATATATGTTAATAAAGAAGCCAGCAGACAATTGACCAGCGATAAGCTTCCCTATCATAATATCAACAGATCCATCAATCAGCGCACTGCTGCAGGAGATAAAAACCTGACGGTGGAGAAAAAAATGACGGAGTCTTTCAATTCCATCATTTCCAGAAAATTAGACATTGCGGGCGTTTACCTCGATGAGAATTACAATATCATTCATGCCATCGGGAAATTCCGCCACTTTATAGAATTCCCCGAAGAGGGCTTCAGCACCAATGTACTGAAAATGTTGCCCAACCAGCTTTCTATGGCCGTAAGTTCTGCCAGCAGGAAAGCCCTTAGGGACAATCAGGAGGTTGCTTACCTGAAAATTAGGTACACGCACAAAGACCAGGTCCTGACGGTGGATGTTTATGCGAGCCCTTTTGAAGTGCCCAATATTACGAGCCGAAAACTGGTACTGGTCACCTTCATTCCGCAAACCACAGTACAGGAATTATCTACCTCCGATGACGAGACCCATTATGTAATGGGTGACCAGCACCGTACGCAGAAACTTTCTGAACTTGAGGAAGAACTCGCCCGCACCAAAGAAGATCTTCAAAATACTATTGAGCAGGTAGAAACCAGTAATGAAGAATTACAATCTACCAACGAAGAGTTGCTGGCTGCCAATGAGGAGCTTCAGGGAACCAACGAAGAGTTGCAGTCGGTGAATGAAGAATTGCACACCGTAAACAGTGAGCATGAGCTTAAACTGGAAGAGGTTGGTGCGCTGAAAGCAGAGATTGACAATATCCTGAAAAGTACTGAAATCGGTATTATCTTTCTCGATACAGACAATAGAATCAAGAAAATTACGCCTTCGATCCGTGAGCAATTCAACTTGCAGGAAAATGATATCGGGCGACCAATCACTCACTTTACCTCCAATTTTGTAGATAATGAAGTCATTTCCATTACAGATGAAGTGAAGGTGGTTAGTGAGACCCATAAAGTTCGACAGGCGGAGGTAAAAACTAACGACGGACAATGGTACTTGCAGCGAATCCTGCCATTTGTGGATTCTGACGGCAAAAAAGATGGGGTCGTGATCACCTATATCAATGTGACCGAAAGCAAAGAAATGGACTCCAAATATGAAAATCTGGAGAAACTGCTCGATGTTACCCGTGATGCTTTAATCACGGTGGATCTTGATGGCACTATTTTGGGTTGGAATGAAACCGCCAAAGATATTTACAAATTCTTGCCTGCTGAAATTATCGGTAAGCCGATCTCGACGATCTATTCCGAAGAATCGGAAAAAGTCATGCGGGAAATGTTTAAGAATTTGGCGAACAATGGGGCTAATCAAAGTTATCGCACCAGACACAGCAATGCGGAAACAGAGAATATTGAGGTGCTGATTAAACCCACCATTTTATTTAACAAAGACAACCAAATCAGCGCCTACTCGCTCAGCATTAAAGACCTGACGGAAGAAAATACCCTCCGCCAGTCGTTAGCTGAACAAAAACAACAGTACAAAGCGCTTTATGAATCGAGCCCTGACATGTTATTGAGCGTGGGCACCAATGGTCTGATTACCAATGTCAATCAAAAGCTCTTCACTCGCTTAGGCTACAAAAATAAAGATGAAGTGGTGGGCATGCAAGTCTTCGATATTTATGCCGAGACCTCCAGAGCCATCGCCAAAAAGTGCTTTGAAAGGTTCATGAGAAATGAAAAAGTACACAATGAGGAGCTCACCGTTCTAACCAAAGAAGGCTACCCAGTCCCTGTACTATTAAGTGTAGAGCCTGTTTTGGATGAAAATGGCGAAATTTCACACAGCAATAGCGTTTGGCGGGAAGTTTCCAGTTTAAGCACCCAGCAAGGGGCAGAATCTTTATTGGAAAAAGCCTTTAAAACTGTTAATGCTGAATGTATTATTCTGAGCAGCGAGCTCAACATTATTTACAGTAATGATGAACAAAAAATCCCTTTAGGCAATCCAGAGAAATTATTCTCGGACAAATATTGGGAGACCTGCAAAAAGCAAATTGAAAATGCGATTGAGCAGAAGCAGGAAGTAGTATTTGAGACCCTTGAGAATTTCTCGAGTAAAGATTTAGAAGTTCAAATTCTGAAAACTTATGTTACGCCTGAGTTTAATGCGCAGGGTAAAGTGAAATGGATTTCTCTCATGCGCTCAGATATTTCTGATAAGTGGATGAACCATGAAAAGCTGAAATTAAAATCAGAATTCCTTTCTGTAGTCAGCACCGAAAATCGGGTAGGTTTCTTTGAATGGGATTTAAAAGATACCATCATCTGGGATCAGGTTACAGAGGAAATCTTCGGTTATGGCCCTAATGAGTTCAGCGGAAGTTATGCCGACTACCTCACCCTACTTCACCCTGATGATCGTGAGTATGTAAACACAACCAATAAGAAAATAGAGGATGTGGATGATACTGAGGACATTTATGAGGGAACGCATAAAATTATCCGTGCCAACGATAAGGCGGAAAGAAGGGTTTATTTTAAATCCAGGATTCTCGAAGGCCCAGAAGGTAAACCCATTAAATTGCAGGGTATTTGTTGGGACATTACCGATGAAGACCAAGAATAATAATAACGAATACCCATCAATTTTTTGATGGGTATTTTTCTGCCCCAACAACTATACTTTTGATAGTTACATAAAATTATATAGCTTTGTACTGAACAATAATAAGCAGCAGCTAAGTTTTGCTAAGCGTTACTGAAAATCACTTTAAGTTATGGCAACAATCGACAATACTTCAGAAAAACCTTCCTATCATTTCAATGGTAAAAAATACCCTTGTTGCACAAGTTTAACCATGGGAATTATTGGCGGAAAGTGGAAAACGGTCATTTTATACCACCTGATGGATGGTCCACTGCGCTACAATGTTTTGCGCAAAACAATGGATGCCGTTTCTGAAAGAACACTGAGCCTGCAATTGAAGGCCCTTGAAGAGGACGGCGTCATTTCAAGAAAAGTATATACTGAAAAGCCACCAATGAAGGTGGAGTATGCTTTTACTGACTTTGGAAAAAGCCTGATTCCCCTCATCTCTGCAATTGCCGACTGGGGAAATTTTGCCGTCAAAGAAAAATCACTCCGCCTGATTTAGCATCAAAACGGAAAAGGTTTCCCTGCAAAATAGGCAGACCAATATAGAAGTAGGCGGTTTTTATAGGGGCGTAACATGAAACGTCCCTACCACGAGGCAAAAAAATAATCGACAGCGCCTACTTTAGAGGCTATAACCTTAGTCGGGGGAAATGTAATCCGTGGACAAAAAAACACCAAGATGCATTCACCGCCTGAGGTTGCAGCCCAATTCTATTGTCCGAAAAAGATTCAGGAGCTTTCACCTCCCCTATCCTAAATCGCCAATAATCACTCCCGCACAATGGAGGCTACGAATCTGAAATTTCGGCACGCCTGAATTCATAAATTGGATACTTCAAATACATCTTCCGTTTCCCATCAAAGAGCATTAGACATTAAAACTCATTCAAATCGCCTTAAAATGGCCACAAAGCTAAATTAAACGAAAAGAAAAAAGACGCAAACACATTTAACTTAAGAGCTATTTTTTAATATTTTTTGAAGAATGTAGCGGAATATTTTCTATTGATTGCCCAAAAAAGAGATTTTGGAATTGAAAGAAAACGATATTTATGTATATTCTAATGCCTTTCGAGGCAACCATATTTTTTTTATTCAACCATCCCCCCAATTAATAACTATGACAATAGCTCTATTTTTTTGGTCATTTTTACAATGTACCCTAACTGGCCTTGCCATCACCTATTTTAAAAAAACCAAGTTGAATTTAATTTTAGCAGGCGTATTCTTAACCATGGCGCTGAACATCCTGCTTCAATATTACTTTCGATTTACAAATCTAAAATTTGAACAACCCCAATTACTATTTATCTGCGATGTACTGGATTTGATGCTCCCGAGCTTCATTCTATGGTACTCCACTTGCCTGTATGGCAAAGCCCCTACCAAAAAACATTTATGGTATTTCTTACCGCCTTTTGTTTCGCTGATCATCAATACCTCTTATGTATTGCTTGCGCAAGATTTCAGCTTTAGAATTTTTATTGGCAGCCACCTTCATGTTACACTTTTAACCGCTATCGTGGGCTGGAAAGCCTTTGTTCTGTACCGCATTCACCAAATGTACCATCAGGTTAAGGACAAGGTCAATCCAAAACAAAAAGATGACTTGCTATGGCCAAAAATGCTGATCGGCTTTGAGGCTGTGATCCTTTATATTGCGGTATTGCAATTGTGCTACCATACCCTAATTGCACCTTTTACCAATATTCAGCCCGAAAACATTATCTGGCAGCTGGTTCAGCTCAACTACATTATCTTTAATAGTTCGATCATCTTCCTGACGATGTTCTATGCCCTGAAATTCCCCAAATCATTTTCAGGTAAGGGCATCATTATTAAGGAAGAGAAGAAAGAAGGATTCGGTGAAAACCTTGATCAGTATTTGCCACAGCTCAATGAGCTTATTAATGAACAGAGCGTACATCTCGACACCGAACTCAATGAGCGAAAATTAGCGGAGAAAATGCAAATTCATACGTATTTGCTTTCCAAAGTGCTCAACGAGGAGCTGGGGAAAACCTTCAGTGAATTTATCAATGAACACCGCGTGGAAACCGCCAAGACGATCATTGCCAACGATCATGAAAAGGCGTTCACCAACTATGCTATTGCCGTGGACAGTGGCTTTGGCTCAGAATCGGTTTTCTATGTGAATTTCAAGAAAATTACCGGCATGACTCCCCGACAATACCGAACACAACTGAGAAAGATGGCCTCCTAATGGTCGAATATCCATGATCTGTAATTTTAAAACTGATCATCAGCTATAAAACGATGGCCGCAGGTTTTTTGCCTGCGGCCATTTTTGTTACCTTCGCAAAAATCTACAAAGCATGAGCGAAGTTACCAAAAGAAAAAATGCCCCCCAGCCCTCCACTGCTGAAGGGCATGCTGCGAATCAGCAACGCTATCACGATTTATATCAGCAGGTCAAGCAACTCAAACTTGACAAAATCGCTCTTGAAGAAAAGTTAAATATTCTGATGGGACTTTACCTGAAAAAAGTACCCACGCTACGGCAACAAATTGCCATGGTACAATTGCAGATTGTTAAGCAATTGCATCAGGCCACCTTTCAACACTCCTTCAATAAACACCAGTTGCAGGCCATCATCGAAAAGATCAATCAACTGCTGGAACAGGTCCTTCCTTATGTAGAGACCACCGAGGAGGTGCGGATGATTTTCAACCTCAACAACGACATTACTTTTGAGGAAGCACTTCGCAAAACAAAAAAGGACTTTCTTGACAAAACGGCCGCCTACTTTTTCGAACAATATCAGCAAGCCCTGAATATCGGCGCCTTATCTGTTCATCTTGACGATGAATCTTTTGCTGACTTTCAGCAAAAAGTTTGGCAGTGGGTTCGCCTTCAGAAACAACAATTTGAAGCCCAGCAAACTTCCCTGACAGATGCTAAAAGTAAGGCCAAGCATGAAAGCCGACCAGCGGATCAGCCTGCACTGCGTCCTTTGTATTTATCGCTGGCGAAAGTTTTGCACCCCGACAAAACCCGCTCCATAGTTCCTGCGGAACAACGGGAACAAATGATGAAACAAGCCACCGCTGCCTACGCCAACAAGGACATCGACAGCCTGCTTGAACTGGAGCAGCGATATATTGGCGCTGCAGATACATTGAATGAAAGTCAGCAGGATAAATTTACGCAATATTGTGCATTGCTTGAGGCCCAGATAGAAACCCTGAAAAACGACCTTCAAT is a window from the Persicobacter psychrovividus genome containing:
- a CDS encoding J domain-containing protein, with the protein product MSEVTKRKNAPQPSTAEGHAANQQRYHDLYQQVKQLKLDKIALEEKLNILMGLYLKKVPTLRQQIAMVQLQIVKQLHQATFQHSFNKHQLQAIIEKINQLLEQVLPYVETTEEVRMIFNLNNDITFEEALRKTKKDFLDKTAAYFFEQYQQALNIGALSVHLDDESFADFQQKVWQWVRLQKQQFEAQQTSLTDAKSKAKHESRPADQPALRPLYLSLAKVLHPDKTRSIVPAEQREQMMKQATAAYANKDIDSLLELEQRYIGAADTLNESQQDKFTQYCALLEAQIETLKNDLQSLPSAPRFYAVADCAYPSLKNGKKKIKELIKWYEQHVFLLQLQATALQEKAQVLAFVAS
- a CDS encoding chemotaxis protein CheB, which codes for MNKTQTEKSYAPHEINPQDFQVIGIGASAGGLEVLKEFFDHLPRECPHSFVVIQHLSPDYKSLMAELLAKNTDIPVKEAGDDEEVLPRTIYLIPPKKNMTISDNRLWLSDKPLGFDAAHLPIDIFFRSLAADKKDRAVGVILSGSGSDGTQGVRTIKEAGGMVMVQNPEEAKFDGMPKSAISTGLADTILPIQDLASEMLNLIQLPKSEDGAEKQLLNDENSLDKILTHICNVSSLDFSSYKRPTLIRRISRRMGMVGKSTPKEYLAYVYQHSNEVDLLVNEFLIGVTRFFRDEAVWSYFKDEIVPNLIKGAKSSGESIKIWSVGCSTGEEAYTLAMIIREELDTLGLQIDVKIFATDLQKLHLDVARKGVYPLSTVADIPKSYIKKYFRGQGDTFNIAENIRKMVIFSEHNILKDPPFNKMDLVVCRNMLIYLQTAAQNKAIGLMHFALKLNGYLLLGSSETVGELKDVFAEVDRKFRIYVNKEASRQLTSDKLPYHNINRSINQRTAAGDKNLTVEKKMTESFNSIISRKLDIAGVYLDENYNIIHAIGKFRHFIEFPEEGFSTNVLKMLPNQLSMAVSSASRKALRDNQEVAYLKIRYTHKDQVLTVDVYASPFEVPNITSRKLVLVTFIPQTTVQELSTSDDETHYVMGDQHRTQKLSELEEELARTKEDLQNTIEQVETSNEELQSTNEELLAANEELQGTNEELQSVNEELHTVNSEHELKLEEVGALKAEIDNILKSTEIGIIFLDTDNRIKKITPSIREQFNLQENDIGRPITHFTSNFVDNEVISITDEVKVVSETHKVRQAEVKTNDGQWYLQRILPFVDSDGKKDGVVITYINVTESKEMDSKYENLEKLLDVTRDALITVDLDGTILGWNETAKDIYKFLPAEIIGKPISTIYSEESEKVMREMFKNLANNGANQSYRTRHSNAETENIEVLIKPTILFNKDNQISAYSLSIKDLTEENTLRQSLAEQKQQYKALYESSPDMLLSVGTNGLITNVNQKLFTRLGYKNKDEVVGMQVFDIYAETSRAIAKKCFERFMRNEKVHNEELTVLTKEGYPVPVLLSVEPVLDENGEISHSNSVWREVSSLSTQQGAESLLEKAFKTVNAECIILSSELNIIYSNDEQKIPLGNPEKLFSDKYWETCKKQIENAIEQKQEVVFETLENFSSKDLEVQILKTYVTPEFNAQGKVKWISLMRSDISDKWMNHEKLKLKSEFLSVVSTENRVGFFEWDLKDTIIWDQVTEEIFGYGPNEFSGSYADYLTLLHPDDREYVNTTNKKIEDVDDTEDIYEGTHKIIRANDKAERRVYFKSRILEGPEGKPIKLQGICWDITDEDQE
- a CDS encoding helix-turn-helix domain-containing protein gives rise to the protein MNLILAGVFLTMALNILLQYYFRFTNLKFEQPQLLFICDVLDLMLPSFILWYSTCLYGKAPTKKHLWYFLPPFVSLIINTSYVLLAQDFSFRIFIGSHLHVTLLTAIVGWKAFVLYRIHQMYHQVKDKVNPKQKDDLLWPKMLIGFEAVILYIAVLQLCYHTLIAPFTNIQPENIIWQLVQLNYIIFNSSIIFLTMFYALKFPKSFSGKGIIIKEEKKEGFGENLDQYLPQLNELINEQSVHLDTELNERKLAEKMQIHTYLLSKVLNEELGKTFSEFINEHRVETAKTIIANDHEKAFTNYAIAVDSGFGSESVFYVNFKKITGMTPRQYRTQLRKMAS
- a CDS encoding helix-turn-helix domain-containing protein — protein: MATIDNTSEKPSYHFNGKKYPCCTSLTMGIIGGKWKTVILYHLMDGPLRYNVLRKTMDAVSERTLSLQLKALEEDGVISRKVYTEKPPMKVEYAFTDFGKSLIPLISAIADWGNFAVKEKSLRLI